In Longimicrobiaceae bacterium, the sequence TGGAGGAGAGGAGGTTGGTGAAGGTGATCTTCAGGCAGTCCCCTTCGTTCGCCCGGAGCGTCAGCGGGCGGGGGCGCAGGCCGTCGCGCAGCCGTACGTTGCCCGCGCCGAGACTGGAGCCGCTGAGCGGGACCACGTCGCGCTTCAGGGCGAACATCATCCCGGCGGGGTCGTGCGCCCCCAGCCGGTTGTAGAAGATCGCCTGATCCAGCGCCACGACGTCCGCCGTGATGGTCCGCTCGCACGTCTGCCCCAGCAGCCCGCCGGGCACGAGCATCGCTGCGAGGACGCCTGCCGCTCGGGCCCAGCGCCGCCTCGGTCGTTTGTGCATCTCGCCTCCAGAAACGAAGTGGACGTTGCCCGTCCGGGACAGCTGCGGTGCCCGGACGGTGGTGCCGTACTGCTGCCGCACTTTCCCGCGCCCGCCACCGGCGCAGCCGACCAGCGGAGCCGGAACGCGCGAAACCAGACCTGAAATACCCGCAAAGGAGCGAAAACGACTGGCGCTCCCCCAGGCCACCGGGGGCAAGGCACGTTCCCGGTCGGGCGCCTACGCTACGTATGTTTGTTCGTAGCGTCTTACGCCCACGGCACCCGGGGCGAGGGAGGAGAGTTCGCACACAATGTGTGCAGAAACGTGTGCAGCACTGCACGGAACGTGTGCAGCCCTGCACCGAACCTGTGCACTTGCGGCTACAGGAGCGGCCCGTCGGGAGATCCCGACGGGCCGCTCATCTGGAAGGGTGGAACTTTACCGAAAGGCAGCGCGGCACCCGCGCCGGCTCGACGGCGGATCGTCAGGGGATCAGGCCCGCGGGGACCAGCACCCGCACCCCGCCCTCCACCGCCCGCAGCGCCAGCGGCGTCTCCCCCACCACCTCCCCGTCCACCTGCGTGACCACCGGGACCTCGGACTCGATGCGGATGTCGCGGGCGCGGAGGTAGATCATCCGCTCGTCGCCCACGTAGCGCCCCCGCGCCACCCGCCAGAGCACGGCGGCCACGTCGGTGAGGGTGCGCGGGGCGAAGATGCACACGTCCAGCATCCCGTCGCGGAACGACACCCCGGGGCCGATGCGCAGCTCCACCGGGAGCAGCTGGTAGACGATCTGCCCCACGTTGGCGACGATCACCGAGGCGGCCCGGACCTCGAACGTCTCCCCGTCGGCGGTGATGCGGAACAGGGCGGAGGGCGGCGCCAGAGCCATGCGGAGCCCCGCGTACAGGTACGCGCCGAAGCCCCAGCGGTCCTTGAGCTCGCGCGTGGCGACCGTCATCACCTCGGCGTCCCACCCCGCCCCCGCCATCAGCGCGAAGTAGCGTCCGTCCGAGAGCTGCCCCAGGTCCATGGGCGCGGCGACCCCGTTCACGGCCACCCCCACCGCCGCCTCCACGTCGCGGGGAATCCCCAGGTTGCAGGCGAGCTGGTTCCCCGTCCCCTGGGGGACGATCCCCACCGGGACCGCGCTCCCGGCCAGCCCGGTGATCACCTCCGCCACCGTGCCGTCCCCGCCCACCGCGACCACCGCCCGGTACCCGAGGGCGGCCCCCTCGCGCGCGAAGCGCTCCGCGTCCCCCGCCCCGGCGGTCTCCACCAGGTCGAACCCGGCCCCCCGAACGGCGAATGCGCCGCCCAGGAGGCGGCGCACTCGGACGGGGTCTTCCTGCCCCGCGGCGGGGTTCAGGACGATGAGCGTTCGTTCCGCGAAGGCACCCGTGCCGTGGGTCACCGGGTGAGCGCGGCCACGTCCTGCCGCCCCGCGATCTGCTGGAGGCGCGCCACGCGCTCCTCCGTCTCCGGGTGCGTGCGGAAGAGGTTGCTGAACCCTCCCATACCCGCCAGCGGATTGATGATCGCCAGGTGCGCCGCCGAGGGCGACACGTCCATCGGGTGCCCGCGCGCGATCATCTCGATCTTGCGCAGCGCGCTCGCCAGGGCGAGCGGCTTGCCGCAGATCTTCGCCCCGCCGGCGTCCGCCTCGAACTCGTTCCGGCGCGAGATCGCCATCTGCACCACCATGGCGGCGATGGGGGCCAGGATGGCGAGGGCGATCAGCGCGAGCGGGTTGTTGTCCTCGCCGTCGCGCCCGCCGAACCCGCCGAAGATGGCCCCCCACTTGAGCATGTTGCCGATCATCATCACCGCGCCGGCCATGCTCGCCGCGATGGTCCCCACCAGCATGTGCCGGTGCTTCACGTGCGCCAGCTCGTGGGCCATGACCGCCTCGAGCTCGTCCACGGTCATGTGGCCGCGCGCCACCAGCTCCCACATCCCGCGCGTGACGCAGACCACCGCGTGCTCCGGATTGCGCCCCGTGGCGAAGGCGTTGGGCTGCGCCTGCTCCGAGACGGCCACGACCGGCATGGGGAGCCCGGCGTTCTGGCGCAGGCGGTCCACCATCTGGTAGAGCGCGTCGAAGCGCCCGCCCTCCTCGCCGGGCTGGACGACGTGGGCGCCGTACTGCTTCAGGACGATGCGGTCGCTGAACCAGTACATCCCGAAGTTCATCGCCAGCGCGATGACGAAGAAGACCACCATCCCCCCCTGCCCGCCCACGTAGCCTCCCAGCCCCACCAGGAGCAGGGTGAGCAGGGTCATCAGCCCGAAGACTCTCAGCTTCTCCATCGTCGTTGTCGTTCCCTAGAGGGTTGCGGTCCGAGGCACACGAAGCCTGGTACCCTTCCCGGAAACCCCCGGTTCCTGTGAGCGGCTGCTCCTGCCCGGGGCCCCGCCTACCCGACCGTCCACTCCTCCCGCTTTGCCTCCCGCCCCTCCCATTCGGCGCGCGCCTCCTCGAACCCCGGGCGCCCGATGATCCCGTAGGTGAGCTGCTTCCCCAGCTCCACCCCCGGCTGGTCCAGCGGGTCCACGCCGTAGAAGCCGCCGGCGTACACGGTGGCGATCTCCAGCAGGTAGAGGAGCGCCCCCAGCGAGCGGGCGTCCACGCGTGGCACCGTGAGCGTCATGTTCATCCGCCCCCGCCGCGCCAGCGCGGCCTCGGTGGCCGCCTGCTCCACCCGCAGCAGCTCCCCCATCGTGTGCCCGCCCAGGTAGCCGAGCTCCCCCACCTCCTCGTACAGCGGGATGGAGGGGATCTCCACGTCCTCCGCCGGGTCGCGCTCGACGAGGAAGGTGATGGTCTTGTCGAAGGGCCCCTCCACGTAGAGCTGCACCTGCGAGTGCTGGTCGGTGGCCCCCAGCGCCTTGACCGGCGTGGGCCCCACGAACACCTCCTCGCCCGTGCGCGTCCGCTGCTTCCCCAGGCTCTCCGCCCAGAGCTGCCGGAACCAGTCCGCCACGTCGCGGAGCCGGTCGGAGTAGGGCATCATCACGTGGATGGGCGCCCCCGCCTCCGTGTCCGCCAGGTACTGCAGCGCCGCATAGAGCCCCGCCGGGTTCTCGCGCAGCTCCGCGCTGCGGCAGCGCTCGTCCATCTCCCGGGCCCCCTCCAGCAGCTCGCGCACGGAGATCCCGGTCATGGCCGCCGGGAAGAGCCCCACCGCAGAGAACACGGAGAAGCGCCCGCCCACGTTGGCCGGGATGGGGACGGTGCCGATCCGCTCCGTCTGCGCGAGCTGGCGAAGGACGCCCTTCTGCGGGTCGGTGGTGAAGAGGAGGTGCCCCCGGTACCCCTCGCCCAGCTCCGCCTCCAGCTTCTCGCGCACCACCAGGTACTGGCTCATGGTCTCCGCCGTGCCCCCGGACTTCGAGACCACGTTGAAGAGCGTCTTGCGCATGTCGATCCGGTCCAGGAAGGCCCCGAAGGTGGCCGGGTCCACGTTGTCCAGAACGTAGAGCCGCGGGAAGAACTCGCGCCCCTCGTCGTCCAGCTCGTTCCAGAAGGGGTGCAGCAGCGCCGTCCGCAGGGCGATGGTCCCCAGCGCCGACCCGCCGATCCCCAGCACGACGAGGTTCTCGAACACCTGCCCCGCCCCGTTGGCGAACGACTCGATCTCGCCCACGACCTCGTCCGCGTACGGCAGGTCGTAGAACCCGAGCTCCTGCGCCCGCCTCCGCCGCTCCGTGTCGGCGTGCACCTCGCGGAAGCGCTCCGCCAGCGCCTCCAGCCGCGCCGGGTCGATCCCGCGCCCGCCCAGGCGCGGAGCGAGCATGTTGTTGTAGTCGAGCGTGACGAGAGGCTGGTCTGGCATGGCTGTTCCGTGCTGTCGCTGTAAACGGTCAGGAATTCAGATCTCCACCTCCAACCCGTCGTACGCCGGCCCGATCCCGGCGGGCAGCTCCGCCACCAGCTCCGCGTGCCTGACCCTGTGGCTCAGGTGCGTCAGGAACGTCTGCTCCGCGCCGATGTCCAGCGCCGCCTCCACCGCCTCCTCCACCGTGAAGTGGGTGGGGTGGGGATTGCCGCGCCAGAGGGCGTTGAGGACCAGCACGCGCACGCCGCGCAGCGCGTCGCGGGTCCGGTCGGGGAGGCGCTTGGCGTCGGTCACGTACCCCAGGTCGCCCACGCGGAACCCGTACGCTTCCACCAGCCCGTGCGGCACCGGGAGCGGGAGCATCCGGAAGCCCGCCACCTCCACCTCCTCGTAGGGGCGGAAGGCCTCCAGCTCCGCCTCGGGCTTGGTGGTCCCCTCGATGGGGCGGATGGCGGGGTCGAACACGTACGCGAAGCGGTCGCGCAGCGTCGCCACGCACTCCTCCGCGGCGTACACCGGGAGCGGCCGGTCGCGGCGCACCGAGAAGACGCGCAGGTCGTCCACCCCGTGCACGTGGTCGGCGTGGCAATGGGTGTACCAGACCGCGTCCACACGCCCCACCCCCGCCCCCACGAGCTGCAGCCGCAGCTCCGGCGGCGTGTCCACCAGGAGCCGCCGCCCGCCCTCCTCCAGCAGCACCCCGTGCCGCGTGCGGCGGTCGCGCGGGTCCGCCGAGGTGCAGGTGCCGCACCCGCACCCCACCACGGGCACCCCGAACGACGTCCCCGTCCCCAGGAAGCGGAGCTTCACGGGGCCCCGCTTCTCACAGCACCTCCACCTGCAGCAGGTTGGTCGTCCCCGGCACGTGCATGGGGTACCCGGCGGTCAGCACGATGCGGTCGCCCTTCTGGGCGAGGCCGCGCCTGAGCGCCTCGTGCTTGCCGCACGCCTGCATCTCCTCGAAGGTGGCCTTCGGCTCGCAGAGCACCGGGATCACCCCCCACACCAGCGCGAGCTGATTGTAGGTGCGCGGAGAGTCGGTCACCGCCAGGACGGGGACCGGCGGGCGGAAGGAGGACACCACCCGCGCCGTGGAGCCGCTGCTGGTGAAGCTGAGGATCAGCGGCGCGTTCAGCCGGCGGACCGCCTCCGCGGTCGCGGCGGCCACGGCGCGCTCCGTGGGGGTGAACCCGTCCGCGGGGCGCAGCAGCGGGATGTCGTAGTGCGGCCCGCCCTGGATCACGTGCGAGTCCTCGATCTCTTGGGCGATGCGGACCATCGACTTCACCGCCTCCACCGGGAACTTCCCCGTGGCCGTCTCGGCCGAGAGCATCACCGCGTCGGTGCCGTCGATGATGGCGTTCGCCACGTCCGAGGCCTCCGCGCGGGTGGGGCGCGGGTTCTCGATCATGGACTCCAGCATCTGCGTGGCGGTGATGACCGGCCGGCTGGTGAAGTTGGCGAGCTGGATCATCCGCTTCTGGGCCAGCGGCACCCGCTCGAACGGCAGCTCCACCCCCAGGTCGCCGCGGGCCACCATCGCCGCGGCGGACACCTCCATGATCGGCTCCAGGTTCTCCAGCGCCAGCCCCTTCTCCACCTTCACCACCACCAGCGGCCCGCCCTCCGGGATGCGGCGCAGCAGGTCGAGGACGTCGTCCGGGGAGCGCACGAAGGAAAGGGCCAGGTAGTCCACCCCCTGCTCCAGCGCGAACTCCAGGTCGCGCAGGTCCTTCTCGGTGAGCGAGGGGACGCTGACGCGCGTCCCGGGGAGGTTGATCCCCTTGTTGGAGGAGAGCGTCCCGCCGTGGATGACGCGCATCTTCACCCGCGGCGCGAAGACGTCCTCCACGATCAGCTCCATCAGCCCGTCGGCGAGGAGCACCACGTCGCCCACCTCCACGTCCTGCGCCAGCTCCGTGAAGGTGGTGGGGAGCTCGCCGGGCCCGTGCTCCCCCTCCGGCGCGAACACCACGGCGTCTCCCGGGCTCAGCTCCACCGGCTCGGGGAGAACGCCGACGCGGATCTTGGGACCCTGCAGGTCGCCCAGGACCGCCACCGGACGCCCCACCGCGGCCGCGGCCTCGCGGACGTTGCGGATGGTCTCGGCGTGGCGGGGCAGCTCGCCGTGGGAAAAGTTGATCCGGGCCACGTCCATCCCGGCAGCGATCAGCGAGTCGATTCGCTCGCGCGACCAGGAGGCGGGGCCCAGCGTGCAGACGATCTTCGTGCGTCGGATCATGTCTCGGCAGCAGGCGTTCGGTGACCCGCGCGACGCGGCAAGGACCGGGCCGTGCACCGGGTGGCGTCGCGGGGAGCCGCGTATAGTGCCCGCGGTGCCGGGGAGCGGCAAGGGGGAGGTGCTTTTTTGTTACGGCGGGGTTTGGCGTGCCCCCGGCTGGCGCCGGGGTCGGGCTGCGGCGCCGTAGGACACGAAACGACCGTGTCCAACGGCGGCGAGCCCGGCAAACTACGCCGGTCTCGCCCCTTCGGGCTCGCATCCCTCACGCGGGCCCCCTCCCCAAACCCCTCCCCCGCAAGCGGGAGAGGGGCTTTTGTCTTGCTCCCCCTTTCTCCCGCTTGCGGGGGAGTGGGGGCCGGGGGGTGAGGGGGCCTACTCCCCCGCTCGCCGCAGCCGCTCCACCAGCTCCGGCAGTACCGCACCCGCCGCGCCGCGCAGGAACAGGTCGGCCACCGGGGTGATCCCGCTGGGCTCCGGGTTGACCTCCACCACGCGCGCGCCGGCTCGCTTCGCCACGCGCGGCAGCTCCGCGGCGGGGTACACCATCCCGGAGGTCCCCACCACCAGCATCAGGTCGCACGTCCCGGCCAGCTC encodes:
- a CDS encoding diacylglycerol kinase family protein, whose translation is MTHGTGAFAERTLIVLNPAAGQEDPVRVRRLLGGAFAVRGAGFDLVETAGAGDAERFAREGAALGYRAVVAVGGDGTVAEVITGLAGSAVPVGIVPQGTGNQLACNLGIPRDVEAAVGVAVNGVAAPMDLGQLSDGRYFALMAGAGWDAEVMTVATRELKDRWGFGAYLYAGLRMALAPPSALFRITADGETFEVRAASVIVANVGQIVYQLLPVELRIGPGVSFRDGMLDVCIFAPRTLTDVAAVLWRVARGRYVGDERMIYLRARDIRIESEVPVVTQVDGEVVGETPLALRAVEGGVRVLVPAGLIP
- a CDS encoding M48 family metalloprotease, coding for MEKLRVFGLMTLLTLLLVGLGGYVGGQGGMVVFFVIALAMNFGMYWFSDRIVLKQYGAHVVQPGEEGGRFDALYQMVDRLRQNAGLPMPVVAVSEQAQPNAFATGRNPEHAVVCVTRGMWELVARGHMTVDELEAVMAHELAHVKHRHMLVGTIAASMAGAVMMIGNMLKWGAIFGGFGGRDGEDNNPLALIALAILAPIAAMVVQMAISRRNEFEADAGGAKICGKPLALASALRKIEMIARGHPMDVSPSAAHLAIINPLAGMGGFSNLFRTHPETEERVARLQQIAGRQDVAALTR
- a CDS encoding glucose-6-phosphate isomerase; the protein is MPDQPLVTLDYNNMLAPRLGGRGIDPARLEALAERFREVHADTERRRRAQELGFYDLPYADEVVGEIESFANGAGQVFENLVVLGIGGSALGTIALRTALLHPFWNELDDEGREFFPRLYVLDNVDPATFGAFLDRIDMRKTLFNVVSKSGGTAETMSQYLVVREKLEAELGEGYRGHLLFTTDPQKGVLRQLAQTERIGTVPIPANVGGRFSVFSAVGLFPAAMTGISVRELLEGAREMDERCRSAELRENPAGLYAALQYLADTEAGAPIHVMMPYSDRLRDVADWFRQLWAESLGKQRTRTGEEVFVGPTPVKALGATDQHSQVQLYVEGPFDKTITFLVERDPAEDVEIPSIPLYEEVGELGYLGGHTMGELLRVEQAATEAALARRGRMNMTLTVPRVDARSLGALLYLLEIATVYAGGFYGVDPLDQPGVELGKQLTYGIIGRPGFEEARAEWEGREAKREEWTVG
- a CDS encoding MBL fold metallo-hydrolase; amino-acid sequence: MKLRFLGTGTSFGVPVVGCGCGTCTSADPRDRRTRHGVLLEEGGRRLLVDTPPELRLQLVGAGVGRVDAVWYTHCHADHVHGVDDLRVFSVRRDRPLPVYAAEECVATLRDRFAYVFDPAIRPIEGTTKPEAELEAFRPYEEVEVAGFRMLPLPVPHGLVEAYGFRVGDLGYVTDAKRLPDRTRDALRGVRVLVLNALWRGNPHPTHFTVEEAVEAALDIGAEQTFLTHLSHRVRHAELVAELPAGIGPAYDGLEVEI
- the pyk gene encoding pyruvate kinase; amino-acid sequence: MIRRTKIVCTLGPASWSRERIDSLIAAGMDVARINFSHGELPRHAETIRNVREAAAAVGRPVAVLGDLQGPKIRVGVLPEPVELSPGDAVVFAPEGEHGPGELPTTFTELAQDVEVGDVVLLADGLMELIVEDVFAPRVKMRVIHGGTLSSNKGINLPGTRVSVPSLTEKDLRDLEFALEQGVDYLALSFVRSPDDVLDLLRRIPEGGPLVVVKVEKGLALENLEPIMEVSAAAMVARGDLGVELPFERVPLAQKRMIQLANFTSRPVITATQMLESMIENPRPTRAEASDVANAIIDGTDAVMLSAETATGKFPVEAVKSMVRIAQEIEDSHVIQGGPHYDIPLLRPADGFTPTERAVAAATAEAVRRLNAPLILSFTSSGSTARVVSSFRPPVPVLAVTDSPRTYNQLALVWGVIPVLCEPKATFEEMQACGKHEALRRGLAQKGDRIVLTAGYPMHVPGTTNLLQVEVL